The DNA window AGCCTAGAAGGCAAAGATGACATCCTGTCACTGGCTATAATTTATCCCACACATACAAatgctggtggcgcacacctttaatcccagtgctagggagacagaggcaggtggatctctgtgagttcgaggccaacttggtctacaaagcgagtttcaggacaggctccaaagctacacagagaaaccctgtcttaaaaaaccagccccccccccccccaaaaaaaaagctgttattttaataattatttcaaagtttgtcaattttgaaaatttcagtTGCTTGAGAGTAGTTCATATTACTCAGCTGTATAGTACACAATACATAGTGCCCTTAGGGTTGGCTTGAGGTGCCTAGAGACATTGGTGGGTCATTAACAAAGCATATAATAAATTTCTCTAATGTCTTGAACTGCTATGCATTCAAGTGTGTTTCTCCTTGTAAAAATATAGTCACCACACATTTGGAAAACATGACAAGAAGAAATTTAATTAGATGTGTTCAAACTAACCTTTATTTTCCCATCAGTGTGTGCTGAAGCTACAGATGTCGAGACACGAACCAATCTTGTGGCTGATAAGTGAATTCTGAAATGCCTATGGAAATGTGAATAAAGGCAGTCCATAAATAAGTCAACTTCCTCTTGGGTAACTTCCCCAGGTGTTTTGTGGACACTGTCCCATAAAGCTTTTGCATCCTCTGGATGAATTGCATAAGAAATATCCAAGCTTTGAGGGCTACAGGGCACAGACCAAAAAAATTCAGTAGTAGCCATGTAATGGTCCATTTCGCATGCAGTCCACATAGCAGCCATCCAGGAAAGATGAAACGCACTGATTGCTAAAGGACTGAAGCAACAGTCAAAGGTTTTCTGAAACCAGCCTCCGATTAAAGATGTATTGGACTCTGCTCCATTTGCAAGGAATAGGGGTAGACAGGTGAAGTCTTCTGAAACAGTCTCCAGAAGACTCTCTCCAAAGACACAGCAGAACCAACCAGTCCACAACACTCTaccttctctgtgctctctggaTGACTGAGATTTTGAAAGAATCTACAAGGAAAAGCCAAAACAAGTTCATTAAATTCAAAATACCATTTACtcctaaaatttattttctcaaaattaatgagtatattaaaaacaagaacaagcatggtagcacatgctcgTAATTCAAGGCTGAATCAGGAAGACaaggagtttgaggacagccttggctacaaaacaagtttgaggcaagcctagtCTATGGAATActgtctcaaataattaatatatatattatatgttatacgTATATattgagaaacagagagaataGTGCAATAGAAACAGAACTGTTGTATGAGTAActactttctgattagatttgaggtctgctccacaggaaggaattcatgTCCAGGACTATAAACATTAGCTCTGGTGGGCAAAGTACTGCTGTTTTATTGCTTAGTGGACAAGTCCCTATCAAATCgccttctaaaaatatttatgttgtgCTCACAGATGAATAAATACTGCTGTTATCTTTggccagaattttctttttgctgtgggCCACAGTAAACCACAGAAGCTTACAACTGGCCAGTGCTGAGAGTAAGTGGAGGTTGAACAGCTCTAGATCACTCCTGACACTTAGGGAATAGCATGCATGGGAGagtagagacagagaaagaggtggAAGTGATATGGAATGCTGTCTTCCGAATATAACCTGGCAATTGCTCTCTTGAATTCTCAGCAGCTATGATTACCTGCAGAAGACTGGGTTCCTCAACATTCTGACTTGAAAGAGGGAGAAACTCACAAAGTCCCACAATGATTTTTCTTTAGTGGAAAAGCCACCAGCAAGTTGCCTATGTgcctgtaaataacccctcacccatggTCCTAGAAATAGCCCTAATTAAACTCCCGGGTCACCAAAACCCATGACAGGAAAGTGGAAGGGGAACCAGTTGAGAAGAGGAGATCAGCAGGAGTGGGAGAAACTCAAGGGataatgatcaaaatacatcacatgcatgtgtgagacCCATCATTATATGTAGTTTACATATGCTAataaaacacactttaaaaaaagaacccAAACATATGTGTGAGCCACTATATTCAGCTCCTTTTTTTTGAAAATActggcctttttaaaaatactctctCTCCCCTAATATCTATAATTAAATATGTACTAAAAGTGATTTTCAATAAACTCCAACcttgcttcattaaaaaaataaaattaaagcaataaaaatagcTGATACAAAACCACAAAAAGGAGCTTCTCTAATCATTAATCAAAATATTGACTTTTGGACAATATTTTTCTATACTACAGATACAGCATATGGCAAGATCTTGCCAAAAAACAAATTAGGAAATCCTTCTATGGTCCACTCAGGTACAGTATCTTGGGGGGAAAACATTCCCAACTTTAGAAGGTTCTACAGAAGATATTCAAGTCCAACAGCTTATGTTTTGCCATTGAAGAGGAACATTTCCCACAGCAACTCTTTCCATCAACTTAAAATGTTCTTCCATGTTGCATAAAGTTCCCATCGACTGCATCACCTTCTTCACTGTGGGCATGTAAGACAAATAAAATCTAATCTATCTTCTACAGGAAAAGCCCTCAGACACCCGCTGGTCCACACCACATACACTAAGTTCAAGGTCTCCAGTGTCTTCAACCCATTCTTCCTAGGGCATACACTTACAAGTTCCCTTCTCTGAACTTCTTATGCATAGGAGCCATCCAAAAATGAACATATTTACTTCAGAAAAGTTTAATTACAAGGCCCTAAGAATCTAACTCACTGGCAAAGTACAGAGTATATACAAGGCTCtaggttagaaaaaaaaaatctgattagaTCATCATCTTTGACCTAGATTGTACTAT is part of the Cricetulus griseus strain 17A/GY chromosome 5, alternate assembly CriGri-PICRH-1.0, whole genome shotgun sequence genome and encodes:
- the Cenpl gene encoding centromere protein L, whose protein sequence is MDPYDSQGSTSRRRTSNLKDYFVGATPLQKRLESIRRQSSFFPSPPRRKIPQGTELQEEIDPQKVGFLLHKQWTVYSLTPLYKFSYTNFKEYSRLLSAFIAAEKQKGLAVQVGEDFNIKVIFSNLVGVRGTQRDPEAFLVQILSKSQSSREHREGRVLWTGWFCCVFGESLLETVSEDFTCLPLFLANGAESNTSLIGGWFQKTFDCCFSPLAISAFHLSWMAAMWTACEMDHYMATTEFFWSVPCSPQSLDISYAIHPEDAKALWDSVHKTPGEVTQEEVDLFMDCLYSHFHRHFRIHLSATRLVRVSTSVASAHTDGKIKILCHKYLIGVLAYMTELAIFKTE